One Corynebacterium efficiens YS-314 DNA segment encodes these proteins:
- a CDS encoding bifunctional RNase H/acid phosphatase has protein sequence MKLIIEADGGSRGNPGVAGSGTVVYSENRERILREIAYVVGTRSTNNVAEYRGLIEGLRVARELGATEVEVFMDSKLVVEQMSGRWKIKHPDMKTLAMEARNLAGDIGRVTYTWIPREKNKAADHLSNVAMDAAAAGKPEGPIDDGTPVVSDMTDPTDATVTGVDKPTGEDLNCPTTKPATWNGATTDPTRLLLLRHGQTAMSAARQYSGRSNPELSELGQRQVQAAARKLAERGGIDVIVSSPLRRCVQTAGAAADQMGLEVRIIDDLIEADFGLWDGKTFSEAHESDPELHSRWLTDTSVAPPGGESLQQVHRRVKKARELIEKDYGAANVLVVSHVTPIKSILRQALDASPSFFKKTHLDLASLSIAEFYSDGPTCVRLFNDTSHLDS, from the coding sequence ATGAAACTGATTATCGAAGCCGATGGTGGCTCCCGCGGAAACCCCGGCGTCGCCGGATCCGGCACCGTGGTCTACTCCGAGAACAGGGAGAGGATCCTCCGCGAGATCGCCTATGTGGTGGGTACCCGCTCGACCAACAACGTCGCGGAATACCGTGGGCTCATTGAGGGCTTGCGCGTGGCACGTGAACTCGGGGCCACCGAGGTGGAGGTGTTCATGGACTCCAAGCTCGTGGTCGAGCAGATGTCCGGCCGGTGGAAGATCAAACACCCGGACATGAAGACCCTCGCGATGGAGGCCCGCAACCTCGCCGGTGACATCGGACGGGTCACCTACACGTGGATTCCCCGGGAGAAGAACAAGGCCGCCGATCACCTGTCCAATGTGGCGATGGATGCCGCGGCCGCGGGGAAACCGGAGGGCCCCATCGATGATGGCACGCCGGTGGTGTCGGATATGACCGATCCGACGGATGCGACCGTCACGGGCGTCGACAAGCCCACCGGTGAGGACCTCAACTGTCCCACCACCAAGCCGGCGACCTGGAACGGTGCCACCACCGACCCCACCCGTCTGCTCCTGCTCCGGCACGGCCAGACCGCCATGTCCGCGGCGCGGCAGTACTCCGGCCGCTCCAACCCGGAACTGTCCGAGCTGGGACAGCGTCAGGTTCAGGCGGCGGCCAGGAAACTCGCTGAACGTGGGGGTATTGATGTCATCGTCAGTTCCCCGCTGCGCCGGTGCGTGCAGACCGCCGGGGCGGCGGCGGACCAGATGGGGCTGGAGGTCCGGATCATCGATGACCTCATCGAGGCTGATTTCGGGCTGTGGGATGGCAAGACCTTCTCCGAAGCCCATGAATCCGATCCGGAACTGCACAGCCGCTGGCTGACCGACACCTCGGTGGCACCACCCGGGGGTGAATCCCTCCAGCAGGTGCACCGTCGGGTGAAGAAGGCCCGTGAACTGATCGAGAAGGACTACGGCGCAGCCAATGTTCTGGTGGTCAGCCATGTCACCCCTATCAAGTCGATTCTGCGGCAGGCACTGGATGCCAGCCCGTCCTTCTTCAAGAAGACACACCTGGACCTGGCCTCGTTGTCGATCGCCGAGTTCTACTCCGATGGCCCCACCTGCGTCCGCCTGTTCAACGACACCTCGCATCTGGACAGCTGA
- a CDS encoding zinc ribbon domain-containing protein, producing the protein MKLDQQQQKTLLELANAERALTAGAQSKLSPEQETMDKAQADLIRLRDAAAAAQMVVDDMENEILRIQSDERKLRRRKKDSQDALGAETDEDRRRDLQHDLYTAKSRIADLMSELQEAHNEIHALRNNRDLAQSRVQDAEREVAQAREALEAARDLTAGEEDPRDRIARLTAQLPAEVITEYQAQRMENGVGAAQFNGRSCGGCAMVLPAGMVSEVRNAPADELPQCPECGSYLIRDIS; encoded by the coding sequence ATGAAACTTGATCAGCAGCAGCAGAAGACCCTTCTTGAGCTGGCCAACGCCGAACGTGCCCTCACCGCAGGTGCCCAGAGCAAACTGTCCCCCGAGCAGGAGACCATGGACAAGGCCCAGGCTGACCTCATCCGCCTGCGTGACGCCGCGGCGGCCGCGCAGATGGTCGTCGATGACATGGAAAACGAGATCCTGCGCATCCAGTCCGATGAACGCAAACTGCGCCGCCGCAAGAAGGACAGCCAGGATGCACTGGGGGCGGAGACCGATGAGGACCGCCGCCGGGACCTCCAGCATGACCTGTACACCGCGAAGTCCCGCATCGCCGATCTCATGAGTGAACTGCAGGAGGCGCACAATGAGATCCACGCGCTGCGCAACAACCGCGATCTCGCCCAGTCTCGGGTTCAAGACGCGGAACGCGAGGTCGCACAGGCCCGCGAGGCGCTGGAGGCCGCCCGGGATCTCACCGCCGGTGAGGAGGACCCCCGCGACCGCATCGCCCGCCTGACCGCACAGCTGCCCGCCGAGGTCATCACCGAATACCAGGCCCAGCGCATGGAAAACGGTGTGGGTGCAGCGCAGTTCAACGGCCGTTCCTGTGGCGGGTGCGCCATGGTCCTGCCCGCCGGCATGGTCTCCGAGGTGCGTAATGCACCGGCCGATGAGCTTCCACAGTGTCCGGAGTGTGGGTCCTACCTGATCCGCGACATCTCCTAG
- a CDS encoding Nif3-like dinuclear metal center hexameric protein, with the protein MRGPHVSDLTIGHIRTIMNQAYPPALAESWDKVGLICGDPGEPVRRVALALDCTQEVADRAVELGVDMLIIHHPLLLRGVTSVAADEPKGRVIHTLIRGGVALFSAHTNADSARPGVNDKLAELVGITPGRPIAPRYLDALDKWGVHVLEKDARQVKRALFDAGAGEIGEYTECVFEINGTGQFRPVGEADPTEGTVGELFRDSELRVEFVAPRRLRARLLEVVREAHPYEEPAFDVVELPATDALETAYGLGRVGQLPEPMRLADFVQQVADQLPATVWGVRATGDPDQMVSTVAVSSGSGDSFLDDVRRLGVDVYVTSDLRHHPVDEYLRAGGPAVVDTAHWASEFPWTAQVRDLLAAQAPEVSVEVLNIRTDPWTMSATPAR; encoded by the coding sequence ATGAGGGGACCACACGTGAGTGATCTGACCATTGGCCATATCCGCACCATCATGAACCAGGCGTATCCGCCCGCCCTGGCAGAGAGCTGGGACAAGGTCGGGTTGATCTGCGGGGATCCCGGGGAACCGGTGCGCCGGGTTGCCCTGGCTCTCGACTGCACCCAGGAGGTCGCCGACCGCGCCGTGGAGCTCGGCGTGGACATGCTCATCATCCACCACCCCCTGCTGCTGCGCGGGGTGACCTCCGTGGCCGCTGACGAACCCAAGGGCAGGGTCATCCACACCCTCATCCGCGGCGGGGTGGCGTTGTTCTCCGCGCACACCAACGCCGATTCGGCGCGCCCGGGTGTCAATGACAAACTCGCCGAACTGGTCGGCATCACCCCGGGCCGTCCCATCGCCCCCCGCTACCTGGACGCCCTGGACAAGTGGGGTGTGCATGTCCTGGAGAAGGATGCACGCCAGGTGAAACGGGCGCTCTTCGACGCCGGGGCGGGTGAAATCGGCGAGTACACCGAATGCGTCTTCGAGATCAACGGCACCGGCCAGTTCCGCCCCGTGGGGGAGGCCGACCCGACCGAGGGCACCGTCGGTGAACTCTTCCGGGATTCCGAACTCCGGGTGGAGTTCGTGGCCCCGCGCCGCCTGCGCGCGCGCCTGCTGGAGGTGGTGCGGGAAGCGCACCCCTATGAGGAACCCGCCTTCGATGTGGTGGAGCTGCCCGCCACCGACGCCCTGGAGACCGCCTACGGGCTGGGCCGGGTGGGCCAGCTGCCGGAGCCGATGCGTCTGGCGGATTTCGTCCAGCAGGTCGCCGATCAGCTGCCCGCCACCGTGTGGGGTGTGCGGGCCACCGGCGACCCGGACCAGATGGTCTCCACCGTGGCGGTGTCCTCCGGTTCCGGTGACAGTTTCCTCGATGATGTCCGCCGCCTCGGGGTCGATGTGTACGTCACCTCGGATCTGCGCCACCACCCGGTCGATGAGTATCTGCGCGCCGGGGGGCCCGCCGTGGTTGACACCGCGCACTGGGCCAGTGAATTCCCCTGGACCGCCCAGGTGCGTGACCTGCTGGCCGCGCAGGCCCCGGAGGTGTCCGTGGAGGTGCTCAACATCCGGACCGATCCCTGGACCATGTCCGCCACCCCGGCGCGGTAG
- the cobC gene encoding Rv2231c family pyridoxal phosphate-dependent protein CobC has protein sequence MNRVTTSHDDPLCDPLRYHGDRAADGAVLDFAVNVQADAPPDWLREVVRSGVDTLGSYPGHELYRDATAAVAAHHGVTPEQVLLLNGAAEGFSLLARLRPAWPVIIHPGFTEPEACLVDAGIDVDRVVLRAPFDLDRAIDALGFGEVHEEADLVVIGNPTNPTGRLYGVDELSRLAEPWRYLVIDEAFLDVADHTHATSMISRIGQIPGLIVLRSLTKTWSLAGLRCGYLISDAETVTRLSRGRAHWPLGTLQLRAIQAVMEQGTPHLPTITADIARNRESMVTALETAGFTVHPSAAPYLLVQPPGGADRAERTRRALADRGIAVRRCDTFPGLDSGFWRLAVREPAQVAALLQAIADIGA, from the coding sequence ATGAACCGCGTGACTACATCCCACGATGATCCCCTGTGTGATCCCCTCCGCTACCACGGTGACCGGGCTGCGGACGGTGCGGTGCTTGATTTCGCCGTCAATGTGCAGGCCGATGCCCCGCCGGACTGGTTGCGGGAGGTGGTGAGGTCGGGCGTCGACACGCTCGGTTCCTACCCCGGGCACGAGCTGTACCGCGACGCCACCGCCGCGGTCGCCGCCCACCACGGTGTCACCCCGGAACAGGTGCTGCTGCTCAACGGTGCGGCCGAGGGGTTCTCACTGCTGGCCCGGCTGCGGCCAGCGTGGCCGGTGATCATCCATCCCGGTTTCACCGAACCGGAGGCCTGCCTGGTGGATGCCGGCATCGATGTCGACCGGGTGGTGCTGCGCGCACCGTTTGATCTGGATCGCGCCATCGACGCGCTCGGGTTCGGTGAGGTCCATGAGGAGGCGGACCTGGTGGTCATCGGCAATCCGACCAACCCCACCGGGCGTCTCTACGGTGTGGATGAACTGTCCCGCCTCGCGGAACCATGGCGGTATCTGGTGATCGACGAGGCCTTCCTCGATGTCGCCGACCACACCCATGCCACATCGATGATCTCCCGGATCGGGCAGATCCCCGGACTGATCGTGCTGCGCAGCCTGACCAAGACATGGTCCCTGGCGGGGCTGCGGTGCGGGTACCTCATCTCCGACGCGGAGACCGTGACGCGTCTGTCTCGCGGTCGGGCCCACTGGCCCCTGGGCACCCTCCAGCTCCGGGCCATCCAGGCGGTCATGGAGCAGGGCACACCGCATCTGCCAACCATCACCGCCGACATCGCACGCAACCGGGAGTCCATGGTGACGGCACTGGAGACAGCGGGATTCACCGTCCACCCCTCCGCGGCACCGTACCTCCTGGTGCAGCCACCCGGTGGGGCGGACCGCGCGGAGCGGACACGGCGTGCCCTGGCCGACCGAGGGATCGCGGTACGGCGGTGCGACACCTTCCCTGGGTTAGACTCGGGGTTCTGGCGCCTGGCTGTCCGCGAACCCGCACAGGTGGCGGCACTGCTGCAGGCCATCGCCGATATCGGGGCATGA
- a CDS encoding HAD-IA family hydrolase — MTEQVGKTLLFDLDGTLVDSFPGIRESFLHTLTVMDWEIPPEERINRVPGPPMEQTLQDLGMSPEMAQEGLQIYLAHYGEVGWDMSTEFSGMRELLIRLKEQGYRLCTATSKGERFAERALRKFHMFDLFDFMGAAQENGPRREKSAVIRHVIDHVDLTAGDPGLDRVLMIGDRSHDIEGAAQFGIDCVAVTWGYGTPEEWAHARHTVTDAHELERIIHEWT, encoded by the coding sequence GTGACTGAGCAAGTTGGAAAAACGCTGTTGTTTGACCTGGATGGCACCCTGGTGGATTCCTTCCCCGGCATCCGGGAGTCCTTCCTCCACACCCTGACGGTGATGGATTGGGAGATCCCCCCGGAGGAACGGATCAACCGGGTGCCGGGCCCACCGATGGAACAGACCCTGCAGGATCTGGGGATGTCCCCGGAGATGGCGCAGGAGGGACTCCAGATCTATCTTGCCCACTACGGTGAGGTCGGATGGGACATGTCGACGGAGTTCTCCGGCATGCGTGAGCTGTTGATCCGGCTGAAGGAGCAGGGTTACCGCCTGTGCACCGCCACCTCCAAGGGTGAGCGTTTCGCGGAGCGGGCCCTGCGGAAATTCCACATGTTCGATCTCTTCGACTTCATGGGGGCGGCCCAGGAGAACGGTCCCCGCCGTGAGAAGTCTGCGGTGATCCGGCACGTCATCGACCATGTGGATCTCACCGCCGGCGATCCGGGCTTGGATCGCGTCCTCATGATCGGGGACCGCTCACATGACATCGAGGGCGCAGCACAGTTCGGTATCGATTGCGTCGCGGTAACCTGGGGTTATGGCACGCCGGAGGAATGGGCACACGCCCGCCACACCGTGACTGATGCCCATGAGCTTGAAAGGATTATCCATGAGTGGACCTGA
- a CDS encoding low molecular weight protein-tyrosine-phosphatase, with protein MSGPEPGRPLEIVFVCTGNICRSPMAEVMARQEAERAGLGDAVIFSSCGMGHWHIGQPADRRAVVELRAGGYDGSTHRAAQLGPEHMRADLFVAMDGGHAHELAATGAPNDKIRLLRSFDPGSDPSDDVADPYYGTDRDFTLVRENIRDALPGLLDWVREQTSPAS; from the coding sequence ATGAGTGGACCTGAACCGGGGCGACCGCTGGAGATCGTCTTCGTGTGCACGGGTAACATCTGTCGCTCCCCCATGGCCGAGGTCATGGCGCGGCAGGAGGCGGAGCGGGCCGGACTGGGTGATGCAGTCATCTTCTCCTCCTGCGGCATGGGCCACTGGCACATCGGGCAGCCCGCGGATCGCCGGGCGGTGGTTGAACTGCGCGCCGGTGGTTATGACGGTTCCACCCACCGTGCTGCCCAGCTCGGCCCGGAACACATGCGCGCCGATCTCTTCGTGGCCATGGACGGCGGACATGCCCATGAACTGGCTGCAACCGGTGCCCCGAATGACAAGATCCGCCTCCTGCGTTCCTTCGACCCCGGGTCCGATCCCAGCGATGATGTGGCGGATCCCTATTACGGCACAGACCGGGACTTCACCCTGGTCCGGGAGAACATCAGGGATGCCCTGCCGGGTTTGCTGGACTGGGTACGCGAACAGACTTCCCCGGCATCCTGA
- a CDS encoding SURF1 family cytochrome oxidase biogenesis protein, whose protein sequence is MESKVTGPETGRSGSTRDRNVRSRYSGEVTTGATRTSQQKPKGLRAFLSPGWILSLLVMLTFSYAAFTMLAPWQLNKDEEIIQRNTQIQEGYNREVVPYSEVFDADGSVPPENEWYRVSLTGQYLPQNEALLRLRPVETTPAFQSLTPFQLEDGRTVLVNRGFEASQGTIVPEMEPAPSTPVTIVGIARLNEGMPENAPLEDSGYKQVYGINTQQVGELVGLDLGEDYVQLLDDQPGVLNAMPIPQLDRGSHLSYGMQWIAFGVMAPIGLGYFIWAEMRERRRDKAERAEMSSQPDSVLAAGPAGSANTPDATVPTASAVSTTEDTAPTPAPTSTARERHRRSRYGDQHPDHYRKIGRRSEERF, encoded by the coding sequence GTGGAAAGCAAGGTAACGGGCCCGGAGACCGGGCGCAGCGGAAGTACCCGGGACCGGAATGTGCGCAGCCGTTATTCGGGTGAAGTGACAACAGGTGCCACCAGGACCTCCCAACAGAAACCCAAGGGCCTGAGGGCTTTCCTCTCGCCCGGGTGGATCCTGTCGCTGCTGGTGATGCTCACCTTCTCCTATGCGGCGTTCACCATGCTGGCACCGTGGCAGTTGAACAAGGATGAGGAGATCATCCAGCGCAACACCCAGATCCAGGAGGGTTATAACCGCGAGGTGGTTCCCTACTCCGAGGTGTTTGATGCCGATGGCAGCGTACCACCGGAAAACGAATGGTATCGGGTGTCGCTGACCGGGCAGTACCTCCCGCAGAATGAGGCACTGCTGCGCCTTCGCCCCGTCGAAACCACCCCGGCATTCCAGTCCCTGACCCCCTTCCAGCTCGAGGATGGCCGGACCGTTCTGGTCAACCGTGGTTTCGAGGCCTCCCAGGGCACGATCGTTCCGGAGATGGAACCCGCACCGTCCACCCCGGTCACCATCGTCGGCATTGCGCGTCTCAACGAGGGCATGCCCGAGAACGCCCCCCTGGAGGACAGCGGGTACAAGCAGGTCTACGGCATCAACACCCAGCAGGTGGGTGAGCTGGTCGGCCTGGACCTGGGCGAGGACTACGTCCAGCTTCTCGACGACCAACCCGGTGTCCTCAACGCCATGCCCATCCCCCAGCTCGACCGCGGCAGCCACCTGTCCTACGGCATGCAGTGGATCGCCTTCGGTGTGATGGCTCCGATCGGCCTGGGTTATTTCATCTGGGCGGAGATGCGTGAGCGTCGCCGTGACAAGGCTGAGCGCGCCGAGATGTCCAGCCAGCCGGACTCCGTGCTCGCCGCTGGACCGGCAGGATCCGCCAACACCCCCGATGCCACCGTGCCCACCGCATCCGCCGTCAGCACCACGGAGGATACCGCCCCGACCCCGGCACCCACATCAACAGCCAGGGAGCGTCACCGCCGGTCGCGGTATGGCGACCAGCACCCCGATCACTACCGGAAGATCGGCAGGCGCTCGGAGGAGCGCTTCTAG
- the cbiB gene encoding adenosylcobinamide-phosphate synthase CbiB, which translates to MNARVRGIIAGVVTDRLLPDPQHSWHPVAVYGAYASWLEGRLHRDDRRSGILFLAAAVIPPVVVSAIAHRRWPAATTAATLWSCLGGSLLERTGTRMADHLEADRVEQARELVPWLCSRDPELLDAPGIARATVESLAENTSDAAVASLFWAGMAGAPGVVAHRCINTLDAMVGYRNDRYRDFGWAAARMDDLAAWVPARLTALIHTGLAGVEGRSGEAVRAWRKDAPRHPSPNAGPVEATAAAALGVTLGGATIYAHGAENRPRMGRGPAPVAGDVRRAVSLSRTTQIASAAVAAGLAMVGGRRR; encoded by the coding sequence ATGAACGCCAGAGTCCGGGGGATCATCGCGGGAGTCGTGACTGATCGCCTTCTTCCCGATCCACAGCATTCCTGGCACCCGGTGGCTGTATATGGAGCCTATGCATCCTGGTTGGAGGGCAGGCTCCACCGGGACGACCGCCGCAGCGGCATTCTCTTCCTCGCTGCGGCCGTGATCCCGCCCGTGGTGGTCTCCGCGATCGCTCACCGGCGGTGGCCGGCCGCCACGACAGCAGCGACATTGTGGTCATGCCTGGGTGGATCCCTGCTGGAACGCACGGGAACCCGCATGGCGGACCACCTGGAGGCGGACAGGGTGGAGCAGGCCCGCGAACTGGTGCCCTGGTTGTGCTCCCGGGACCCGGAGCTTCTCGACGCCCCCGGCATCGCCCGTGCCACGGTGGAGTCCCTGGCGGAGAACACCTCGGATGCGGCGGTCGCCTCCTTGTTCTGGGCCGGTATGGCGGGCGCACCCGGGGTGGTGGCACACCGGTGTATCAACACCCTCGATGCCATGGTGGGCTACCGCAATGACCGGTACCGGGATTTCGGATGGGCAGCGGCCAGGATGGATGATCTCGCCGCCTGGGTGCCTGCCCGGTTGACCGCGCTCATCCACACCGGACTGGCGGGCGTGGAGGGACGCAGCGGGGAGGCGGTTCGTGCCTGGCGGAAGGATGCCCCGCGGCACCCCAGTCCCAATGCCGGGCCGGTGGAGGCCACCGCCGCGGCGGCGCTGGGAGTGACCCTGGGCGGGGCAACGATCTATGCGCACGGGGCGGAGAACCGCCCACGCATGGGCCGTGGCCCTGCCCCGGTGGCGGGTGATGTGCGCCGTGCCGTGTCCCTGTCCCGTACAACACAGATCGCCAGCGCCGCGGTGGCCGCGGGGCTGGCGATGGTAGGAGGTCGACGGCGCTAG
- a CDS encoding DUF3052 domain-containing protein — protein MADAPGTVKQGAQDYAQLLGIESGQSVQEIGWDEDCDSQISESVEDVIGAELLDEDTDELCDVVLLWWREEDGDLVDGLVDSIRSLAENGRVWLLTPGIGKVGALSPGVISESAQLAGMVQTKAERLGAWQGSCLVQRSAKKA, from the coding sequence GTGGCCGACGCTCCGGGCACAGTCAAGCAGGGTGCCCAGGATTATGCTCAACTACTCGGGATCGAATCGGGTCAGAGCGTCCAGGAAATCGGATGGGACGAAGACTGCGATTCGCAGATCAGTGAGTCTGTCGAGGATGTCATCGGCGCGGAACTCCTGGATGAGGATACCGATGAGCTGTGCGATGTCGTGCTGCTCTGGTGGCGCGAGGAGGACGGCGATCTCGTCGACGGCCTCGTTGACTCCATTCGTTCCCTCGCTGAGAACGGTCGTGTGTGGCTGCTCACGCCTGGTATCGGGAAGGTCGGCGCTCTCTCGCCCGGTGTGATCTCAGAATCGGCCCAGCTCGCGGGCATGGTTCAGACCAAGGCTGAGCGTCTGGGTGCCTGGCAGGGTTCCTGCCTGGTCCAGCGCAGCGCCAAGAAGGCCTAG